A stretch of Mastacembelus armatus chromosome 1, fMasArm1.2, whole genome shotgun sequence DNA encodes these proteins:
- the galnt7 gene encoding N-acetylgalactosaminyltransferase 7 isoform X1, with protein sequence MRLKVGFILRSLLVVGTFLGLVVLWSSLSPKVSDENPFGKRDDSLLPKGDLANQFKPVVPWPHVEGVEVDLNSVRLKQGGDNHAQGPDQQPNQKQVIQQQYVTFKPHTHAYTSPVLKNGILGNFEPKEPEPPGIPGGPGEGAKPFVLGPEYKDSVQASVKEFGFNMVASDMISLDRTISDIRHEECKYWHYDDRLLTSSVVIVFHNEGWSTLMRTVHSVIKRTPRKYLAEIVMIDDFSNKVHLKERLEEYIKQWNGLVKLFRNSKREGLIQARSIGAHKATKGQVLIYLDAHCEVGINWYAPLIAPISKDRTVCTVPLIDSISGQKFNIDPQGGGDENGFARGAWDWSMLWKRIPLGDVEKKIRKTQTEPYRSPAMAGGLFAIEREFFFELGLYDPGLQIWGGENFEISYKIWQCGGQLLFVPCSRVGHIYRLQGWQGNPPPAHVGSSPTLKNYVRVVEVWWDEYKDYFYASRPETLTLAYGDISELKRFREEHRCKTFKWFMEEIAYDVPLHYPLPPKNVDWGEIRGFESSYCIDSMGHTNGGNVEIGPCHRMGGNQLFRINEANQLMQYDQCLTKGSDNSAVIITHCELNQYTEWKYFKDLHRFTHVQSGKCLDRSDLLHKVFISDCDTNKTTQKWEMNNIVAV encoded by the exons ATGAGGCTGAAAGTGGGATTCATTCTGCGGAGTCTGCTCGTCGTTGGGACGTTTCTCGGTTTGGTGGTGCTCTGGTCGTCTCTGTCACCGAAAGTCAGCGATGAAAACCCCTTTGGCAAACGG GATGACAGTTTGCTGCCCAAAGGAGACCTAGCAAATCAGTTTAAACCTGTGGTACCTTGGCCTCATGTGGAGGGGGTGGAGGTTGACCTCAACTCCGTCAGACTCAAACAGG GAGGGGACAACCATGCCCAGGGACCTGACCAACAGCCCAATCAGAAGCAAGTGATCCAGCAGCAGTATGTGACATTCAAACCCCACACACATGCCTACACAAGTCCTGTCCTGAAGAACGGTATCCTGGGAAACTTTGAGCCCAAGGAACCAGAGCCTCCAGGGATCCCTGGCGGTCCTGGAGAGGGAGCTAAGCCTTTTGTCCTGGGTCCAGAGTACAAAGATTCTGTCCAGGCTTCAGTCAAAGAGTTTGGCTTCAACATGGTTGCTAGTGATATGATTTCACTGGACAGAACCATCAGTGATATACGCCATGAAGA GTGTAAGTACTGGCATTACGATGACAGACTGCTGACCTCCAGCGTGGTGATAGTTTTCCATAATGAAGGCTGGTCAACACTAATGAGAACTGTCCACAGTGTCATCAAGAGGACTCCCAGAAAATACCTGGCTGAGATAGTCATGATAGATGACTTCAGCAACAAAG TCCATCTGAAGGAGCGCTTGGAGGAGTACATCAAGCAATGGAACGGTCTTGTAAAACTCTTCAGAAATAGCAAGAGAGAAGGACTGATCCAGGCCAGGAGTATTGGAGCCCACAAGGCCACTAAAGGACAG gTGCTGATTTACCTGGATGCTCATTGTGAGGTTGGAATCAACTGGTATGCTCCACTAATTGCTCCTATTTCAAAagacag AACGGTGTGTACAGTGCCTCTGATCGACTCCATCAGTGGCCAGAAGTTCAACATTGATCCCCAAGGTGGAGGAGACGAGAACGGCTTTGCTAGAGGAGCCTGGGATTGGAGCATGCTCTGGAAGAGAATTCCTCTGGgagatgtggaaaaaaaaatcagaaaaactcAGACTGAACCATATAG GTCTCCAGCCATGGCAGGTGGTCTCTTTGCAATAGAGAGAGAGTTCTTCTTTGAGCTGGGTCTCTATGATCCTGGACTACAGATATGGGGAGGAGAGAATTTTGAAATATCATACAAG ATCTGGCAGTGTGGTGGCCAGCTGCTCTTTGTACCTTGTTCCCGTGTTGGTCATATCTATAGACTTCAGGGATGGCAAGGAAACCCTCCACCTGCGCATGTTGGCTCCTCACCCACTCTGAAG AACTATGTTCGTGTGGTGGAGGTTTGGTGGGATGAATACAAAGACTACTTCTACGCTAGTCGTCCTGAAACTCTCACTCTAGCCTATGGAGACATTAGTGAGCTGAAGCGTTTCAG AGAGGAACATCGATGTAAGACCTTCAAATGGTTCATGGAGGAAATTGCATATGACGTTCCACTGCACTACCCTCTGCCTCCTAAAAATGTAGATTGGGGGGAG ATTCGGGGCTTTGAGTCAAGTTACTGTATTGACAGTATGGGACACACCAATGGGGGCAATGTGGAAATAGGACCATGCCACAGGATGGGGGGCAACCAG tTGTTTCGCATCAATGAAGCCAACCAGTTGATGCAGTACGACCAGTGCTTGACGAAGGGAAGTGATAATTCAGCTGTAATTATCACACACTGTGAACTGAACCAGTACACTGAGTGGAAGTACTTCAag GATCTCCATCGGTTCACTCATGTGCAATCAG GAAAATGTTTGGACCGCTCTGACCTCCTCCATAAAGTGTTCATATCAGATTGTGACACCAACAAAACCACTCAGAAATGGGAGATGAACAACATTGTAGCTGTATGA
- the LOC113128515 gene encoding ankyrin repeat and SOCS box protein 5-like isoform X2: MPSETSEVSRKRATGPVPFPEHGPERKKTCWGILTSQGSWADRSPLHEAASQGRLLALRTLLAQVNAATIDGVTPLYNCCASGSVNCMELLLQNGAHTHTLHTHFPSALHEACKRGNSQCVDSLLSHGADPDYDVSHMGSPLYMSCINRHTACSKILLQRGASVNVGRGNDSPLHAAVRQDSTDQVLVLLDYGADINLRDSNNQRPVELAQPGGKTQQLLLEFEGSPRSLCELCRLQIRNLIGRSRLKQLSLLPLPSLLTHYLEHI, from the exons ATGCCGTCCGAGACGTCGGAGGTATCACGAAAAAGAGCTACTGGGCCGGTACCTTTCCCCGAACACGGCCCAGAGAGGAAGAAGACCTGCTGGGGCATTCTGACCAGCCAGG GGTCCTGGGCAGATCGCTCTCCCCTTCATGAAGCCGCTTCTCAGGGTCGCCTGCTAGCCCTGCGCACCCTGCTGGCCCAG GTGAATGCTGCTACTATCGATGGTGTCACTCCTCTGTACAACTGTTGTGCCTCTGGGAGTGTCAATTGTATGgaactgctgctgcagaatggagcgcacacacacactctacataCACACTTCCCCTCAGCTCTACATGAAGCCTGCAAGAGAG GTAACAGCCAGTGTGTAGACTCCTTGCTGTCTCATGGAGCAGATCCAGACTATGATGTGTCCCACATGGGCTCTCCTCTCTACATGAGCTGTATAAACCGACATACAGCCTGCTCAAAGATACTGCTGCAGAGAG GAGCTAGTGTTAATGTAGGGAGAGGAAATGACAGTCCCCTGCATGCAGCTGTCAGGCAAGACAGTACTGATCAGGTATTGGTGTTACTGGACTATGGAGCTGATATCAACCTCAGAGACAGTAACAATCAGCGACCTGTGGAGCTAGCACAacctggtggaaaaacacagcagctgctgctggaattTGAAG GTTCTCCACGGAGTCTCTGTGAGTTGTGTCGTCTACAGATCAGAAATCTGATTGGTCGATCCAGACTGAAGCAGCTgtccctccttcctctcccttcCCTGCTCACTCACTATTTGGAGCACATATAG
- the LOC113128515 gene encoding ankyrin repeat and SOCS box protein 5-like isoform X1, translated as MPSETSEVSRKRATGPVPFPEHGPERKKTCWGILTSQGSWADRSPLHEAASQGRLLALRTLLAQGYHANVLTIDHVTPLHEACLSGNVACVKALIRAGASVNAATIDGVTPLYNCCASGSVNCMELLLQNGAHTHTLHTHFPSALHEACKRGNSQCVDSLLSHGADPDYDVSHMGSPLYMSCINRHTACSKILLQRGASVNVGRGNDSPLHAAVRQDSTDQVLVLLDYGADINLRDSNNQRPVELAQPGGKTQQLLLEFEGSPRSLCELCRLQIRNLIGRSRLKQLSLLPLPSLLTHYLEHI; from the exons ATGCCGTCCGAGACGTCGGAGGTATCACGAAAAAGAGCTACTGGGCCGGTACCTTTCCCCGAACACGGCCCAGAGAGGAAGAAGACCTGCTGGGGCATTCTGACCAGCCAGG GGTCCTGGGCAGATCGCTCTCCCCTTCATGAAGCCGCTTCTCAGGGTCGCCTGCTAGCCCTGCGCACCCTGCTGGCCCAG ggaTATCATGCCAATGTTTTGACCATCGATCATGTGACCCCTCTTCATGAAGCCTGCCTGTCAGGAAATGTCGCCTGTGTCAAAGCATTAATACGTGCTGGAGCTAGT GTGAATGCTGCTACTATCGATGGTGTCACTCCTCTGTACAACTGTTGTGCCTCTGGGAGTGTCAATTGTATGgaactgctgctgcagaatggagcgcacacacacactctacataCACACTTCCCCTCAGCTCTACATGAAGCCTGCAAGAGAG GTAACAGCCAGTGTGTAGACTCCTTGCTGTCTCATGGAGCAGATCCAGACTATGATGTGTCCCACATGGGCTCTCCTCTCTACATGAGCTGTATAAACCGACATACAGCCTGCTCAAAGATACTGCTGCAGAGAG GAGCTAGTGTTAATGTAGGGAGAGGAAATGACAGTCCCCTGCATGCAGCTGTCAGGCAAGACAGTACTGATCAGGTATTGGTGTTACTGGACTATGGAGCTGATATCAACCTCAGAGACAGTAACAATCAGCGACCTGTGGAGCTAGCACAacctggtggaaaaacacagcagctgctgctggaattTGAAG GTTCTCCACGGAGTCTCTGTGAGTTGTGTCGTCTACAGATCAGAAATCTGATTGGTCGATCCAGACTGAAGCAGCTgtccctccttcctctcccttcCCTGCTCACTCACTATTTGGAGCACATATAG
- the galnt7 gene encoding N-acetylgalactosaminyltransferase 7 isoform X2, with protein MRLKVGFILRSLLVVGTFLGLVVLWSSLSPKVSDENPFGKRDDSLLPKGDLANQFKPVVPWPHVEGVEVDLNSVRLKQGGDNHAQGPDQQPNQKQVIQQQYVTFKPHTHAYTSPVLKNGILGNFEPKEPEPPGIPGGPGEGAKPFVLGPEYKDSVQASVKEFGFNMVASDMISLDRTISDIRHEECKYWHYDDRLLTSSVVIVFHNEGWSTLMRTVHSVIKRTPRKYLAEIVMIDDFSNKVHLKERLEEYIKQWNGLVKLFRNSKREGLIQARSIGAHKATKGQVLIYLDAHCEVGINWYAPLIAPISKDRTVCTVPLIDYIDGNEYNMEPQQGGDDDGLARGAWDWSLLWKRVPLSQTEKAKRKHTTQPYRSPAMAGGLFAIEREFFFELGLYDPGLQIWGGENFEISYKIWQCGGQLLFVPCSRVGHIYRLQGWQGNPPPAHVGSSPTLKNYVRVVEVWWDEYKDYFYASRPETLTLAYGDISELKRFREEHRCKTFKWFMEEIAYDVPLHYPLPPKNVDWGEIRGFESSYCIDSMGHTNGGNVEIGPCHRMGGNQLFRINEANQLMQYDQCLTKGSDNSAVIITHCELNQYTEWKYFKDLHRFTHVQSGKCLDRSDLLHKVFISDCDTNKTTQKWEMNNIVAV; from the exons ATGAGGCTGAAAGTGGGATTCATTCTGCGGAGTCTGCTCGTCGTTGGGACGTTTCTCGGTTTGGTGGTGCTCTGGTCGTCTCTGTCACCGAAAGTCAGCGATGAAAACCCCTTTGGCAAACGG GATGACAGTTTGCTGCCCAAAGGAGACCTAGCAAATCAGTTTAAACCTGTGGTACCTTGGCCTCATGTGGAGGGGGTGGAGGTTGACCTCAACTCCGTCAGACTCAAACAGG GAGGGGACAACCATGCCCAGGGACCTGACCAACAGCCCAATCAGAAGCAAGTGATCCAGCAGCAGTATGTGACATTCAAACCCCACACACATGCCTACACAAGTCCTGTCCTGAAGAACGGTATCCTGGGAAACTTTGAGCCCAAGGAACCAGAGCCTCCAGGGATCCCTGGCGGTCCTGGAGAGGGAGCTAAGCCTTTTGTCCTGGGTCCAGAGTACAAAGATTCTGTCCAGGCTTCAGTCAAAGAGTTTGGCTTCAACATGGTTGCTAGTGATATGATTTCACTGGACAGAACCATCAGTGATATACGCCATGAAGA GTGTAAGTACTGGCATTACGATGACAGACTGCTGACCTCCAGCGTGGTGATAGTTTTCCATAATGAAGGCTGGTCAACACTAATGAGAACTGTCCACAGTGTCATCAAGAGGACTCCCAGAAAATACCTGGCTGAGATAGTCATGATAGATGACTTCAGCAACAAAG TCCATCTGAAGGAGCGCTTGGAGGAGTACATCAAGCAATGGAACGGTCTTGTAAAACTCTTCAGAAATAGCAAGAGAGAAGGACTGATCCAGGCCAGGAGTATTGGAGCCCACAAGGCCACTAAAGGACAG gTGCTGATTTACCTGGATGCTCATTGTGAGGTTGGAATCAACTGGTATGCTCCACTAATTGCTCCTATTTCAAAagacag gacagtatgtacagtaccaCTGATAGACTATATAGATGGTAATGAGTACAATATGGAGCCCCAGCAGGGTGGAGATGATGATGGCCTGGCTAGAGGAGCATGGGATTGGAGCTTGCTCTGGAAGAGAGTGCCACTTAGCCAGACAGAGAAGGCCAAAAGAAAACATACCACCCAGCCTTACCG GTCTCCAGCCATGGCAGGTGGTCTCTTTGCAATAGAGAGAGAGTTCTTCTTTGAGCTGGGTCTCTATGATCCTGGACTACAGATATGGGGAGGAGAGAATTTTGAAATATCATACAAG ATCTGGCAGTGTGGTGGCCAGCTGCTCTTTGTACCTTGTTCCCGTGTTGGTCATATCTATAGACTTCAGGGATGGCAAGGAAACCCTCCACCTGCGCATGTTGGCTCCTCACCCACTCTGAAG AACTATGTTCGTGTGGTGGAGGTTTGGTGGGATGAATACAAAGACTACTTCTACGCTAGTCGTCCTGAAACTCTCACTCTAGCCTATGGAGACATTAGTGAGCTGAAGCGTTTCAG AGAGGAACATCGATGTAAGACCTTCAAATGGTTCATGGAGGAAATTGCATATGACGTTCCACTGCACTACCCTCTGCCTCCTAAAAATGTAGATTGGGGGGAG ATTCGGGGCTTTGAGTCAAGTTACTGTATTGACAGTATGGGACACACCAATGGGGGCAATGTGGAAATAGGACCATGCCACAGGATGGGGGGCAACCAG tTGTTTCGCATCAATGAAGCCAACCAGTTGATGCAGTACGACCAGTGCTTGACGAAGGGAAGTGATAATTCAGCTGTAATTATCACACACTGTGAACTGAACCAGTACACTGAGTGGAAGTACTTCAag GATCTCCATCGGTTCACTCATGTGCAATCAG GAAAATGTTTGGACCGCTCTGACCTCCTCCATAAAGTGTTCATATCAGATTGTGACACCAACAAAACCACTCAGAAATGGGAGATGAACAACATTGTAGCTGTATGA
- the spcs3 gene encoding signal peptidase complex subunit 3 produces MNTVLSRANSLFAFSLSVMAALTFGCFITTAFKDRRVPVDIRVSKVMLKNVDDFTGPRERSDLGFITFDLSADLQPIFDWNVKQLFLYLSAEYATKSNSLNQVVLWDKIVLRGENTKLNLRDMKSKYFFFDDGNGLRANKNITLTLSWNVVPNAGILPLVAGSGHFSLPFPDAYETTKSY; encoded by the exons ATGAACACGGTTCTGTCCCGAGCTAACTCTCTGTTCGCCTTCTCCCTGAGCGTCATGGCTGCTCTTACCTTCGGCTGTTTCATCACGACGGCTTTCAAAGACAGAAGAGTTCCCGTGGACATCCGCGTTTCTAAAGTCATGCT GAAGAACGTTGATGACTTCACAGGACCTAGAGAGCGCAGTGATCTGGGTTTCATCACCTTTGACCTCTCAGCTG ATTTGCAGCCGATTTTTGACTGGAACGTTAAACAGCTGTTTCTCTATCTGTCTGCAGAGTATGCTACAAAAAGTAAT tctctGAACCAGGTGGTGTTGTGGGATAAGATTGTCCTTCGAGGTGAAAATACCAAACTAAACCTCAGAGACATGAAGTCCAAATACTTCTTCTTTGATGACGGGAATGGACTCAG AGCCAATAAGAACATCACTCTGACACTGTCTTGGAACGTTGTTCCCAATGCTGGAATCCTGCCTCTAGTGGCTGGAAGTGGACATTTCAGCCTCCCTTTCCCAGATGCTTACGAGACCACCAAGAGCTATTAG